Genomic segment of Dromiciops gliroides isolate mDroGli1 chromosome 3, mDroGli1.pri, whole genome shotgun sequence:
AGTTCCAGGAATGGCTCTTCCACTGCTTTCAAGTTTGCACTCATTCCTCTCAGCTTCCAACATGCAAAATGACACTGCTGAGTTCGTGGATCTGTTCTTACCATGGAAATGCTCCCTGAGCAACAGGATCATCAGGGCCAAGGACCATGGGTCCATCCAGATGAATGTGGCTGGGATTGACAAGGTCAAAGACAGATTCAGTGGCCAATTTAAAACTTATGCGATTTGTGGAACAATTCATAGAATGGGAGAATCTGATGAGTCTATTCTCTGGCTGGCAAAACATGATGGTATTGTTTCAAAGAATTTCTAATTGAAGAAATCGTGTGGAATATGTCTTAATAaatcagaaaaacagaaaaaaaaagtttcaggaaTGAATCTGCCACTAATTCACTGTATTTCCTTGAACAACTTCCTTGCCCTTTCCAGGCCTTCATTTTTGAGCAATGAGAGGTTTAGCACAGACTTCtaagtcccttcccactctataGTCCTACAACAATAAGTAGGAGACCTTGACTTCCTGATGGTCCAAGTCTTGAGCCTGAATGTTCCCAGACCATCTATCATGATGCCCTCATATACTCATAATTTATGCTCATCAAAAAACATCatccataccattttaccatttttacctaacTGTAGGAAAAGTCCTATGAAGACAAGTAAGTGACAGAGCAGCAAGTGTGCatacactgggagctgtagtcacaactCTGCACATAGTGCCACACGGTGGCCCAGGTAATAGGGTCCTCTTCTCACTGAACTGAAGaagcagtgggatttggcagcccccTAGATGTGTGAGcatcctttttttggtttttcattttgttctgttttgtttttggggcagagggttaagtgacttgcccagggtcacacagctagtaagtgttaagtgtctgaggtcagattttgaactcaggtcctcctgaatccagggccagtgctttatccactgtgccacctagctgcccccagagcatcCTTTTTTTAAGACAGCCTGATCACCTCATGgtatgaggaaggggctagaaaagatgccctaaaaattgtctgcttcgcCTAACCTAATCCTGCCCTATTTATAGGCCAGGCAGGGAGGGATCCTACCCTTGAAACACAcccaaaaatgtacaaaaacttttgcagAGATCTCTCCATTCTCCATTGGTACATGGAATATGTACGCACATATGGAAAACATGAAATCCAGTAGGACTGAAAGATAAACAGTtcttgttgtgagagaactcagcaggtaccACATCCAAATAgaagccctgagt
This window contains:
- the LOC122751702 gene encoding 40S ribosomal protein S21-like, producing the protein MQNDTAEFVDLFLPWKCSLSNRIIRAKDHGSIQMNVAGIDKVKDRFSGQFKTYAICGTIHRMGESDESILWLAKHDGIVSKNF